One Pomacea canaliculata isolate SZHN2017 linkage group LG1, ASM307304v1, whole genome shotgun sequence genomic window, GCAATATAACGCCAAACAGATTTAGCACTTCTAATTAGGATACACGGCTAGACAgtcaatatacatatataaatatacatattataaCTTTCTCCAGTTATGCCTATGTTGGTGTTTACATGTCTTGCAgatgttttcttaatttttatctcTAATGTTTTCCTAGGAATATGTCTTGAATAGTAGGCAGTGCAAGTTATTACatcaaagtatgttgattttaaaatatttacttaacatttttttctggtgttaaaattcttttcagatTGAATCTGCACTTCGGTTACACGCTCATAGGCGACTTTGTCAGGAGTGTATCCGGAGGAACAATAGGCATGCACTTGGCTGCCTACGCCGATCATCTCAGACACACATGGAAAGAAGAAGGAACCGGCAGATGACAACAAAATTCCGGGGAGGCAGCAAACTGccagagaaagcaaaagaacaaaCTGATGACACCGAAGACGACTTCGACATGTCCAGAGAAAATCAGCGGACCTTCAAAATTGTACTCCTAAACGTTGCCCACAGTCTGTCGTCAAGCATCATCTCATTTGTCACCGGCTATGTCATCCAGTACGCTGGCTTCTTTTACACTCTCATTATTTCTCTTGGCcttaaatgtcttctttttgttttcgcATATATCTTTATCACGGAGACAGGTCAGCAGAGGAAGAGTTCAGGATTTATCACTCCACTCAAGATCATCTTAAGGAGAACGAGAAATCCCAGAAATCGTCGCACTCTTTTCCTCGTTAACTTTGCCGTCGTCTTCACGGTCGTGTCCTTCGTCGTTGAGGGCGAGGTTATGAGGACCTACCAGATGAGTCCGCCGTTTTGCATGGACTCCGTGCAGTTGGGCTACTTGAGCAGCGAGTCTCGTCTGAAGGGCATCTTGACCATTCCTGTCTTGTGGATGTGGCGACGATTGGGTTTGATGGAGTCGACCATCGCTGCTGTTGGCCTCTACGCCGACATCGCTTCGACTCTGATGGTGGCAACTATACGGAAGATCTGGGTCTTTTTTGTAGGTGCGTgcctttatgtatatatgtgtgtgtgtgtgctctagCGCGCGTCGGTAATTGCACTCGATGTTACACTGCATGCATGACTGAAGAGTTGAACAGACACCGTTTCGTGAGAACGCTATTTAATTGGTCCATTACGTTCACTAAATCTAATGCCGAGGTACAAAAGAAGGAATATAAGTATGATATACACATCAAATGTCACTAAAATCTTTCCAAAATTTAGAGGAAACGACCACTAATTTTACACCAATATCCAACAATCACATAAAGTTTCCCTCCACGCTCTCAAAAGCGAGGAAAcgacaaaaaatattgaaagtgtTCAAGAACGCGTATATCAGAACTGTTCATGGACATATTGTTTGTTAAGGGTTACAGCCAATGAGGAGGCTAGGACCACATACTAGTAAGGCGTATCTCTATACAAACTAATGTTATGGGTTTAGGGTTTAAAGGGATTCTCAAGGTTTGTTATAAGGCTGTGGTGACGGTCAAAACGttgtaaaaattatgtttaattacGATTGCAGTGCACGAGAGCcatgcagaagaaataaatgattcacttctcacttaattaccactcattagcactatttcggttgccgatgtttataaaaatcgaaaaaatccagtgaaatcgacccttgtatccttccgccgagtaaccacgatagcttctgGCACAGTTATCATTCTGGAGGCGCGGAAGTGGGCTTTCGAAGTCTTCGTGACAAGATGGTGGAGATAACAATAGCTGGAAGAGGGGCTAGTCTCGGCATCTGCAAACTCCGAgttctttaatatttctttttatttgattttctgtCATGGGTAGTTTTTTAGTTCGTGTCGTCTTTGTTTAATTTCAGCTCCCATTGTAGCCATTCCTGGATCGCTGTCATCATCCATGACAAAAGCCATCTCGTCTAGGCTGGTTGGCCGTCAAGCCCTGGGTAAGTTGTTTTTTCAGCaaatccagttttttttaatataaagtgGTTCTTTTGAACCCAGCGACCCTGTAAACCTTGTATTCATCTTGTTTTATCAAACATTTCAAGCACTTTCTCTTTACACACCATCTCTTTATCCACAGTTGCATGTGGCTGCAGAGAAGAAATTTAAGGATATATGTATATGTCAACAGTTTTACACATcttaaaacagataaaagagcTGTACttttgtaacagttttctttaaagtaaaagtaatttttgttgacCTGTGCTGTCTCTAGCATCTTCGTTTGCCGTGATGTTGGCCATTGACACTGTGTTTGCGTTTGCCGGAGGACAGGCGGGTAACTACCTTTACCAAAGTTTCTTAAGAACACTGCCGACTGCTCCCTTCTACCTGGCCTCTGCCGCCCTGGCAGTGTCTGCGGTCTTGTATACGTGAGTACAGCTTTTAGTCTTAAATACCGTCTTCGTCGCCATTATTGTCTTGTGTAAAAAAGTCGTGTATAGCTCCCTCTGAAGCATGGATGTTTTAAGTGGTCGGGTAACACGTTTCCCCCATTTCCTTTAgaatatttgtatgtttgtgcggatttattatatttctacgtccatttaaattatttcgaCTAGAGGTGAGCTGTACAAGtgttgttatctccctttaagaAGCTACCAtcgataaacattttttgtttatgtacataATGACAAGtgcctcatcatcatcatcatcatcatcgtcatcatcatttcgtcgtcgtcgtaaaagtttttgttaaaaaaaatcttttctttcttttttttttgtccagactTGAAACCATTTTACAGCGCGTGTACGCCAAGATAGACTCAAGCAAAGCTGAGCTACATGCATAACCACACGGTTTCAttccacaaagaaaaacataataattgtttcttatttaaacGAGAAGATATACTGCCATGTTTATCCTGCTTATTTAGGTGCTAGACAAGCATttatacaatatataaatatgctatACAAGGCATGAATGTACACtcttatatatgtacataatatattcatattatttattaatgtactaaataagacaaaacattAACTTGAGCAATGGAATAAGTTGATATTTTCATCTGTGATTTCTCAATCGTGCCAAATATGTAAAATGAGCTAATTGTGATATACTCCTAGTTACCAtcacatttaaattttaaaaaaaaattgcttagagtatttttatatttatttttataaacaggtATACTGTCATAGTATGTATAATACACGAAAGATTAAGaattcagagaaaaatatcCACGTCTGTAGGTGTGCTTGCGTCTTTCAGATGCCATGAGCAGGAGGCTGTGTGAGCGTACAAACATGAGTTGTCACGTGGTATCATTTGTGAGATTGTGTTATGTGTAATATGTGGTTCACATAACGGATAAAAAAATGCACGAGTGAgtgctttaatttttgtgtgtcaTGTTGGTGTACGCGTTATTAGTCCTCCTTCATGTACATAATTTTCTCATgaaattttaattcaaaatagGAAAGtaaaaagcagcaaagaaagaTGGCTACACATGTTTGTCAAATTATGTACAAATTTCTCTATATTATGCGCGCTtattgaataaaatgtttataaaccaATTTGCCTGATGTGTGAGGACATTTGtctctgtgtgcgcgcgcacaaatatacgcatatatgtatatagacaaacacacactttgTAGAGtgatgagagaaaagagagctTTTCCACATAAGGTAAACtagaaaaaaggtaaaactcaaacaaaataattgaaacaaaagaacaatgaaaagaaataataaaaaatataaaagaatttattttaatactttgtaGGTGTTGCATATGCCTAATAAAGTATTACACTACGTTTTCCtatactttcattttttcacGTCTTAAGCGAggcaaatgaacatttttattgagagagaaagacaggctGCAAAGAGGGAACACATTTGTGTTTGGGATATGTGTATGATTGAGTGAGACCAATTAGTGTCGTTCATTAGCCCTAATCTGATGCCGTTGTAGAATGCCACGTGTGGCGTCGCCAAATACAATTGGCTCCATTGAACTTCTCTTTCATTGGCAGCGACATCGGTCTAGTTCCTTGCTGaggaaaaagagaatgagaataaGCATACGGCTCTCTTGCTTACTCTGAATAatgttgacgacgacgacgacagtgGAGGTTTTTGTGGTGCGAAGCCCGGTTAATGATTGTTACAACATAACATGCTCCATACCATATGCTGAAGATATTCTGACGTCAAGACTCAAACACAAAAGCAGGCTTGAAGCAGCCTGCATGATGTCACCCGAAGTACCACTCCccctcctcttctcctcccACCTCTCTGGTCTGACGGCGCCTGGACCTAGCCCTGGCGGAACTGCTGAAGCATGACGCAATGGGTGGCACGTTGATGGAGTAGAGATGAACTGCTGACCTTTGTCACGTGGTTTGGAACACGGAACTTTCTGCAGCGACAGGGGGGAAGGAGTGAAGTGGTAAAGAGGTGAGCGTATGAGAGTGTAGTGTGTTAATTTTCTGTAATACTTGacagtgtgtgcgcgtgagtgaGTATATAAAAGTCCTCCTCATCAATATTTGGCAGCGTGccaaattattttacaattttaggagttgtgtttttgtgacatCTTTTTAATATTCAGCGTTGTATTTTTACATAACTCGACATCTCTTGTTATCAAATATTCATAAAGTAAACGAGAAAAAAGATATTcaactaattttaaaataaaaaaaattttttaaaagccgGAAAGAATATTCTGTTGTCAATATATCTAGtctgaaaggaaaaataattacacactGACATCTAATATTGCCGAAATCCATCTATTCATCCCTCCATCCATCATGAACGTGACTTATAAACAATCAAATACGAGTCTGCATAAAAAGAAGCATACATACATAACCCTAAGATAAACAagactttaatattttattagctttttatttgtttacgtgCCGTGAGGTAAACATTATTTACGATGTATAGAGAAAAGTCGAAATCAACCTTTTTCAtcgtcctcttttttttcatcgatGAAGAACCTATTTTTTGCGATAACGTCTTTAGCGTGTTGTTCAAAAACAATTGTCAAGGACCACTTCACCGGCATCCACAGTTGCTCAAGATTCCCGGAAGCACACTTAGCGAGGTATCATggataaattatttaattcttCAGTGCTGTCACGTGCTTAAGGTCTACTGCACATCTTACAAAGATGTGGCGCgaactgataaaaataatacacgAACGATTGGTCTATGCCGTGATTTggcagatttctttttaaaaaagaggcagtatataataataaaatatagtagGTGTCAGTCATTGGGCTGATTTGCCCATTCAACAAGTCAGTGGATATCTTGATGTACGGCTGTGAAGGAGACCGTGTATTTAAagatcagaagaaaacaatacgACATTGCgtcagcaaaaaacaaaaagcagttaACGCACAGGGTCATTAGAGGAACAGCAACAAGTGAATATAAAAATGGATGACAAGCAAATCTACCAGAATGCCTTTGACAGCGAGGTTACCATTAAGCCAATTAATCGCGAAGATCATGAGATGAACGGGTTATCAAACGGAAGGAATTACGAACCAAAACATGGACATGGGCCGAAACATGGACACCACAAGGGTCCAAACGATGGACACAGCAATTCAGACAAGAGGTCGTTTCTACAGCGCAATGCTTTCTTCATCACACTGTTACTTAACGGAATGATAGATGGTCTTGGCCATTCAGTGAAGAGTCAGTACAGATATCGCTTCTTTCACTCCAAGTACGCACACGACCTCCGCAAGTACAATGTGACCAAGGAGTGTGGTGTGGACCTGCTGCCTGAAGTCCAAGCAAGTATAAGTGTTTATATAGCTATGACAATAATATGCTTCAATCTCTTGCTTTGATTTTTAGTGCcctgaaaaacaagaaaccttTCGTCCTTCGATTTGATAAGGCATAAATACCAACACGaacataaattaatttttatttatgaggttcgcttttcttttatatttatatcactTGTCTGAAAACTGAACTTGTCTAACTGAGAGAATGCTCTTTGCGAGCTATGAGAGATACAGTGATACAGGTGATAACGAAGCGCTCCTAAGAAGATGTGGAGTTAAATAGCTAATTAATAATGTATATCATCTGGAGGTGACCGTTTAAAATATCTCTAACTTCGAAAATAGCAGTCTTTAATTTATGTATACGTGATCAAGTTTTATTGCTGTTTGGAACATTATTTATTCACatagatgtaaataaattttgccTTATAACTGTCATTGAACAAAAGCTGATGAGTGCAATGAGTTGTAGATAATAAGACGAATGTACACTTACCTTGTATACGCACGAcgtattgcacacacacacacaacactcgacttgtaggtgaatcgaatcgaagaggcTCAAGTTCAGAGCAATGTCACtgagagtcataaagaagatggcggacgaagaccgttGTTTTTTCCCAGTTACTCTGGCCATTAGAGAAAAACGTGCTTTTCTTTtacatgacgtctttttctgcttcaagtgacgtggaacaaatgacgcacacaagatgtcagacacaagacaccagtcgtacacgagacaatacgagacctgCCACAACTCATGACATAGATTTATGCCGGCAAAAGAGAGGAGCTGATGTTGGGGGTATCCAAATAGAAGACATGGAAGAGTTGTAAATTCTTGTAACACTTGAACAAGGTATGAACGGTTTTAGCATCAGAGAAACACCTTGTTCCTAGCACTTGTTGGATCTAAAGCTCTGGACACTCTTCAGGCACGTCCATGCTGCAGGTATCGTAAGTAAAGCCTTGAAATAGTAGAAGACTGAGCACACCATAATTCGTGAGATATGCAGTTGAGCGTTTTTTCTTCAGGTGACTTGTTGACGACTAAATACCGTGAAAGATGAAGGATCCCACAGCCAAAAAGGCAGCGAACGTAGAAGGACACGGTATTTCCAGAGCAGAATTCAGAAATCCTAACATGCAGTTCTTATCTCCCCTGATGACTTAGTATCCATTTCTGTAGAGCAGGATGAGTTGAGGGTGGGATGGGATTTATTTCCATAGGAACAAGTGGGTCTTGAATCCCTGAGCTATTCCGTAATTAAGCGCGTTAATCCCTGGGcaagattattattatgactatCTTTAGGCGACGTGTCTATTattaatcaacatttttaacataCACCGCAATAGTCACGAATATTCTGTTGTGTAGGAGATTGAGGATACCATCAGTCGTGAATCGGCTCAATGGAGTTTGTACAACGAATACGTCACGTTAGTCCCTCACATCCTGACCGCTCTGCTGATTGGCCTCAAGTCAGACCAGATGGGCCGTCGTTTTGTTTTCCTCTACCCTTTCTTTACAGCTTTGTGGACTACATTCTCATGGCTGTAATCATCCGGTAAGTATCCATAGACAGATATACACGTCCCTGTTTTGTGTCTCtgtattatttaaacaaaaataatcgaTCCCTTATGATAGACAAGCACTCAGCCTTCGTAACAAACTTCAACATCTGCAAGTAGAGAACCCCTCAAAAATGTGCAATATAACGCCAGAACAGACTTAGCACATCTAACCAAGATACACAAGATAATCAAAAAAGTATCATTATATATGTAAGTATATATCAATAGACTCATGTTAACATGTCCtgcaaatgttttcttgctAGGTATCTTTAATGTTTTCCTGAGGGTAATATATGTTTACCTTGAATAATAGACAGTGGAAGTTATTAAaccaaagtactttccattaaaatattttttctggtgtcaaaattattttcagattgaATCTTCACTTCGGTTACACGCTCATAGGCGACTTTATCAGGAGTGTATCCGGAGGAACAATAGGCATGCACTTGGCTGCCTACGCGATCATCTCAGACACACATGGAAAGAAGAAGGAACCGGCAGATGACAACAAAGTATCCGGGAGGGCAGCAAACTGccagagaaagcaaaagaacaaGCTGATGACACCGAGGACGACTTCGACATGTCCAGAGAAAATCAGCGGACCTTCAAAATTGTCTCCTAAACGTGGCCCACAGTCTGTCGTCCAGCATCATCTCATTTGTCACCGGCTATGTCATCCAGTACGCTGGTTTCTTTTACACTCTCATTATTTCTCTTGGTcttaaatgtcttctttttgttttcgcATATGTCTTTATCACGGAGACAGGTCAGCAGAGGAAGAGTTCAGGATTTATCACTCCACTCAAGATCATCTTAAGGAGAACGAGAAATCCCAGAAATCGTCGCTCTCTTTTCCTCGTCAACTTTGCCGTCGTGTTCACCGTCTTGTCCTTTGTCACTGAGGGCGAGGTGATGAAGACCTACCAGATGAGTCCGCCGTTTTGCATGGACTCCGTGCAGCTGGGCTACTTGCACAGCGAGTCTCGTCTGAAGGGCATCTTGACCATTCCTGTCTTGTGGATGTGGCGACGACTGGGTTTGATGGAGTCGACCATCGCTGCTGTTGGCCTCTACGCTGACATCGCTTCGACTCTGATGTTGGCAACTATTCGGAAGATCTGGGTCTTTTTTGTaggtgcgtgcctgtgtgtgtgtgtatgtccgCGCGCATATACCCGTAAAGGGTGATTAAAATTTTCCCAGCATTTACGTAATATGACCACTAATCTTCCACGGGTATTCAAACAATTACAAAAAGTTATCTAAAGCgaggaaaataaaaaacgaaacaaaacaaaaaacattgaaGGTAGAAGCGAAGACTGTACATGGAGACTACTCTTGTGAAGGTTACAGCCGATGGGAAAGCTAGGACCACATGTTAATAAAGCATATCTGTGTACATACGTTACGTTAGGAATTTAGTCTCTTTCAGTACAATGTTTGTAGGCGAGTGTcccaaaaaaggaaagagggatGTATGCATTTATGTAAatcgttgggtttttttccttctctattGTTGTTAGCTAAGCTCTTCAGTTTGTcgtatttctttaatttcagcTCCCATTGTAGCCATTCCTGGATCGCTGTCATCATCCATGACAAAAGCCATCTCGTCACGGCTGGTTGGCCGTCAAGCCTGGGCAAGTTGTATTTCTTaagaaaatgcagtttttaaatataaagtgTTGATTCTTTCACCATCAGCAACCCTTTAAACCTTGCGTTCATcgtgttttattaaaattgttgaaAGCATTTCTAGCACTTTAAAGACCACGTTAGAACGATCacatcatttctttatttgcatgtctgcagaaaagaaattagtttatatatatatatatatgtctgtacAGTTTTTCATagcttaaaacaaaatttagagatgatttttgtaacaatgtttcttaaaagtaaaaaagtaatttttgttgacCTGTACTGTCTCTAGCATCTTCGTTTGCCGTGATGTTGGCCATTGACACTGTGTTTGCATTTGCCGGAGGACAGGCGGGTAACTACCTTTAccaaaatttcttgaaaacacTGCCGACTGCTCCCTTCTACCTGGCCGCTGCCACCCTAGCAGTGTCTGCAGCCATGTACTCGTAAGTACAGTCTTTGTCTTATAGTCTTTACTGTCGTCATTGCTTACAACAGTCGTGTATAGCTTCTATTGAAACTTATGGTTTTTGGAAGTAGGGGCATTTTCCCTGATATACTTTagaatatttgtatatttgtgcgtatttattatatttctgcttttatttaagTAACTCTCACTAGGTGTACAA contains:
- the LOC112575593 gene encoding proton-coupled folate transporter-like → MEFIQRIRHISPSHPDRSADWPQVRPDGPSFCFPLPFLDSYCGLHSPGCNHPIESALRLHAHRRLCQECIRRNNRHALGCLRRSSQTHMERRRNRQMTTKFRGGSKLPEKAKEQTDDTEDDFDMSRENQRTFKIVLLNVAHSLSSSIISFVTGYVIQYAGFFYTLIISLGLKCLLFVFAYIFITETGQQRKSSGFITPLKIILRRTRNPRNRRTLFLVNFAVVFTVVSFVVEGEVMRTYQMSPPFCMDSVQLGYLSSESRLKGILTIPVLWMWRRLGLMESTIAAVGLYADIASTLMVATIRKIWVFFVAPIVAIPGSLSSSMTKAISSRLVGRQALASSFAVMLAIDTVFAFAGGQAGNYLYQSFLRTLPTAPFYLASAALAVSAVLYTLETILQRVYAKIDSSKAELHA
- the LOC112565081 gene encoding uncharacterized protein LOC112565081 is translated as MKTYQMSPPFCMDSVQLGYLHSESRLKGILTIPVLWMWRRLGLMESTIAAVGLYADIASTLMLATIRKIWVFFVAPIVAIPGSLSSSMTKAISSRLVGRQALASSFAVMLAIDTVFAFAGGQAGNYLYQNFLKTLPTAPFYLAAATLAVSAAMYSLETILQHAYAKTDSRKAELHA